Genomic DNA from Terriglobia bacterium:
GCCTGGAGCTGGCTTTCGGAATCGACCAGGAAGTTTGCCGAGGTCACAATCTTCTCGCCCGGCTTCAGTCCTTTGAGCACGCTGTAGTAGTCACCCGCGCGCCGCCCCAGCGTCACCTCACGCGGTTCGAGATACCCGCCTCCATGATCGACAAAAACCACGTTGCGCGTGCCGGTGTGGAACACTCCGGGCACCGGAATTGCAAGACGTCGGCCGATCGGAATTTTCAGCATGACGTTAACGAACATGCCGGGCGTAAGCTTCAGTTCCGGGTTCTGGAAAACGAGCCGCACCTTTGTGGTTCGTGTGTCCATGTTGACTTCGGGATAGACGAAATCCACGCGCCCTGAAAACGTGCGGCCGGGATAGGCGTCGGTCGTCACCGTGGCGGGCTGGCCGCGGCGAATCTGGCCGATGTCACTCTGGAAAACTTCGGCATTGACCCAGACGGTGGAAAGGTCGGCAAGGGTGTAAAGCCGCGTGGCCGGCTCGACGTAAAGGTTCGGCAGGGCGTTGCGCTCGGTGATATAGCCCGACACCGGAGAATCGATCTCAAGATCGTGCCGGATTTCCCCGGTCTTCTCAATGTGGTCAATCTCGCGCGATGGAATGTCCCATTGCTGTAGTCGCGCGCGCGCGGCGGTGAGCAGCGATTCGGCGCCCGAGGCCACGCCCGGTACGGTGCTCTGCGCCAGCAAGCCGCTGTTCTTTCTGGCCAGCAGATACTCCTGCTCCGTCGTCACCAGTTGCGGACTGTAGATGGTGAAGAGCGGCTGGCCCTTGCGGACGTACTGATAGGTTGCGTCCGCATAAACTTTGGTGATCCAGCCTGAGAAGCGCGTCTGCACGTAGGCCTGGCGGCGCTCATCCACCGCAACGTTGCCCGCCGCGCGGATTTCGTCCGTCAGTTCCCGCAATACAACCTCGCCGCTGGTGACGCCGATGCTTTGCAGCCGCTGGGGGGAGAGCTGGACCGGCGCGAGCGCGGCAGCAGCGGCTCCGGGAGCGGTTTCAGCAGCAGGGCTTTGCTCGGCTGCCGGGGCCGCCGTGCCCATTTGTTTCGGCCCTGAAGCCCGGCGTTCTTGCGCGACGTAGCGCCACGCGATCAACGCCACGGCAGCGGCGAGCGCGATGCTCAGCCCCAGCGTGATCTGGAATGCTTTGCGATAATCCTTCATGGCCATTTCCTCTCTCCGGCTTGCTTCATCAGGGAATCTGGATTCCGGTCAGTTGTTCAAGCCGGGCCAGCGCGCTTTCGTGCTCGGCCAGCGTGCGCCAGTACTCGATGTCCAGGTCGAGTACGTCCACAAAAGAGCTGAGCAGCGTTTCAAAGTCCTGCTGGGCTGATTGGTAGGCGGCAAGTCCGGCATTGAACGTGGCCGTAGCCTGTGGAATCAGTCCCTCGCGATAAATCTTGAGGACTTTGGAGTCCGAGTCGGCCACCAGATACTGGTCGCGCACTTCGAAATAGGTCTGCTGGACCTGCGCTTCATATTCACGGCGCGCGCTATTCAGTTGTTCGCCCGCTTCGGCCACTTCCGGCCTCTGCCGCCGACTGCGGTAAATGGGAAGCCTGACGCCGAACGTCGCCATGTAATAATCGCGGAAGGGCGCGCCCGTGTGCTGCCACATGTATTGCAGGCTGAAGTCAGGATAAAAATCCTTCCGGGCCAGTTCCACCTGCAGGCTGCGGTCCTGCACCATCTCATGCTGAGCGCCGACTTCCGGGTTCCCTGTGCGGACGGCTGCCAGCAGGTCATCGGAGCTATAGGGCAGTGAGGTTTCTGTGAGCTTCTCCGTGATGATGTCCGCTGAATCCTGCGGCCGGTTCAGAAGCTGTTTGAGTTGCGCCTGGAGGGTTTGCATTTGCTGGCGGTATTGCGTGGCGTCCCGCAGGAGTTTTGTCTGCTGCAACTGCGCCTTGAGCACATCCTGCTGGTTGCCCTGGCCTGTCCGGTAACGGGCCTCTGCAATCTTTTCAATCTGCTCCAGAAGTTTCTTGTCCTTTTCGAGGATCGAAAGCGTCTGTCGAACATAGTCGAGACGAAAATATGCGGCTTTGACTTGTTCAATAACTGACCGCCTGACCGCGTCAGCCTGCTGTCGCAGAGTGTCCGCTTTGCGGCGGGCAATTTCCCCTCGAAGCCGCAGTTTGCCCGGATAAGGCAAATCCTGGGAAACGCCCACTCCGATATAGGCGAAGTCGCTATTTGAGAACCCGGCGAAAGGGCGTGGGCTTCCAACCGCGAGCTGCTGGACGGTAATTTGGGGGTCTGGCAGCGTCGAAACCTGGGAAGGCGCCTGCGTGGCTGCCTGCCATTCCCGCTTTGCCGCCAGGATTTGCGGATTGTTCTGTTCCGCTTCTTTTACCAGTTGCGCCAAAGGCATGGGCGATTGGGCGGGTTGCGCCGGCGTCGGCCCTTCCGCAAGCTGCGCGGCCCTTGCTGGCGTTGAAATCGGACAGGCAACAGCAACCAGCAGAATAGCGACGGGCAGAGCAATGTCCCGGCCACGGGCCGGGCCCGTTCGTCGATGACCATA
This window encodes:
- a CDS encoding TolC family protein; this encodes MSILQPLKGYGHRRTGPARGRDIALPVAILLVAVACPISTPARAAQLAEGPTPAQPAQSPMPLAQLVKEAEQNNPQILAAKREWQAATQAPSQVSTLPDPQITVQQLAVGSPRPFAGFSNSDFAYIGVGVSQDLPYPGKLRLRGEIARRKADTLRQQADAVRRSVIEQVKAAYFRLDYVRQTLSILEKDKKLLEQIEKIAEARYRTGQGNQQDVLKAQLQQTKLLRDATQYRQQMQTLQAQLKQLLNRPQDSADIITEKLTETSLPYSSDDLLAAVRTGNPEVGAQHEMVQDRSLQVELARKDFYPDFSLQYMWQHTGAPFRDYYMATFGVRLPIYRSRRQRPEVAEAGEQLNSARREYEAQVQQTYFEVRDQYLVADSDSKVLKIYREGLIPQATATFNAGLAAYQSAQQDFETLLSSFVDVLDLDIEYWRTLAEHESALARLEQLTGIQIP
- a CDS encoding efflux RND transporter periplasmic adaptor subunit, which produces MAMKDYRKAFQITLGLSIALAAAVALIAWRYVAQERRASGPKQMGTAAPAAEQSPAAETAPGAAAAALAPVQLSPQRLQSIGVTSGEVVLRELTDEIRAAGNVAVDERRQAYVQTRFSGWITKVYADATYQYVRKGQPLFTIYSPQLVTTEQEYLLARKNSGLLAQSTVPGVASGAESLLTAARARLQQWDIPSREIDHIEKTGEIRHDLEIDSPVSGYITERNALPNLYVEPATRLYTLADLSTVWVNAEVFQSDIGQIRRGQPATVTTDAYPGRTFSGRVDFVYPEVNMDTRTTKVRLVFQNPELKLTPGMFVNVMLKIPIGRRLAIPVPGVFHTGTRNVVFVDHGGGYLEPREVTLGRRAGDYYSVLKGLKPGEKIVTSANFLVDSESQLQAALGSFVPPPPGAGAAASMNMANARQATVDFTTSPSPPTKGQNTVRVKLTGPDGKPITGAEVKVRFFMPAMPAMGMAAMQSIFTLTDRGGGFYQGSGQLQTGGTWQVAITAQKNGQTVAMKQLSVNAQGGM